The region TCCAACATCACTAGTTGTTTTTCCTTCGCAAAGCATTTCTCTCCAAGTAATAAAGTCTCCTGAAAACTTTAATTTCTTAAGATAATTGGTTGTACTATCTCCGTTTGTTATGTGCAAAATTGAACTCTTCATAATCTAAAAATAATGATTGTACTATTATACTGATATGTATTGCTGATCATCAGCCACCAACACGTTTTACTTTAAAGCCTTTATCCTTTAATAGGGTCATTATTTGATCCCTAAAATCACCTTGAATAATTATTTTATCATCTTTAAAACTACCACCAACAGAAAATTTTGTTTTAATTTCTTTTGCTAATATTTTAAAGTCTGAAGTTGCCCCCGTATATCCTTCTATAATAGTAATCGGTTTTCCTTTACGTTTTTCATACTTGCAAAGAATTGGGTCGTCTTGTAACCATATTGTTGATTTTTCGACTTCTGGTTCAATCGTTTCCTCATGATCTGGAAATAAATTTTTTAACTGATCTTTGAAATCCATAATAGCTATTTTAGTTTCCTCGAAGGAAAAAAATCATAATATAGTACTCATAATTTAAATGAGATTATTGTCTTTATTTTTATTGTAAACCTACGTGTTCCTTTGCTCGCTGAGAAAAAGTTAGGATGGTCGTAAACCTAATTCTTTTAAACGTTCCTCTAAAAATTCTCCTGCAGTTATATCATCAAACTGTTTCGGATTTTTTTTATCAATACAATTCTCTAAAACATCTAGTTTCATTTCAGAAACAGGATGCATAAAAAACGGAATAGAGTACCGCGAGGTTCCCCACATTTCTTTTGGCGGATTCACCACTCTATGAATCGTAGATTTTAATTTATTGTTACTATGTCGAGATAACATATCTCCCACATTAATCATCAACTCATCGGGCGCTGCCATAGCATCAATCCAATCTCCTTCAAGATTCTGAACTTGCAATCCTTTTCCTTGGGCGCCCATTAATAAAGTTATTAAATTAATATCTCCATGCGCTGCTGCTCTTTCGGCACCTTTTGGCGCTGTTTTTATAGGCGGATAATGAATAGGTCTTAAAATACTATTGCCGTTTTTAATATACGTATCAAAGTAAGTTTCTTCTAAGCCTAAATGCAATGCCAAAGAACGCAAAACAAACTTGGCTGTTTTTTCTAACATTTGATAGGTTTCTTTGCCAACTTTATTAAAATTTTGTAATTCTTTTACCTGAACATTTTCAGGATATTCTTCTGAATATTTAGATTCCGAGTCTACATACTGACCAAAGTGCCAGAATTCTTTTAAATCACCCTCTTTTTTTCCTTTTGCAGATTCTTTTCCGAAAGAAACATAGCCTCTTTGCCCTCCAATTCCTGGAATTTCATATTTTTCTTTTATTGAAGTTGGTAAATCAAAAAATTGCTTAATTTCTGAATATAAACTTTCAACCAATTCATCATTTAAAAAATGACCTTTTAAAGCTACAAAGCCAATGGTTTCATACGCATGACCAATTTGGTCTATAAATTTTTGTTTTCTGCTTTGATCATCCGATAAAAAATCGGCCAAATTAACGCTAGGTATTTTGTTCATTCTAGTTTAAATTTTGAAAACCTTAAAGTTACAAAAAAAAATGATTTTTAAATTTATAAATATAATAAAGCTCTTAATATGTTTTTATTTTGAAAAATTTAGAGATTTTCTTGGGTATTATTTTTTTGTAAACGGAATTAAATAACTTAAAGTGTAATTAAAACCAAAGCCCGTTCCACTTTCAAAAATTCTATTAAAGCCAGGGGAATACAAGGTTTTAAAGTTTTCAGGTTCTTTTACACTCATTAAAATTTTATATGAAACACTGATACTTACAAATAAATTATGATAAGTTTCTACTTTAAGACCTACTAAAAATTCTGACCATTGTGCATTTAATGCAGATGCTGTGGTGGGCGTTAAAATTGTATTTGCAGGAAAATAATTGGTGTTTACATTTGGGGTATAACTGTTTAAAGTCTGATCAAAAAGACCAATCCCGTAACGATAACCCGTAAAAATTTCGTTATTCATATCTAACCAATTCTCATAGGCATTGTAGTTAAACCCTACCCGAAAGTAATTTCCTTTTGCGGTTGAATTTGTATAATCTTCAATAGATGTTTTTTCCTCAAAACCAAATTCTGCAGCAATATAAAATTTTTTAGAAATACGATAATCACCAACAATTTCCAAACCATCATAAGCACTGGAGATACTCCCTAATATGGGTTTACTAATATCAATTCCTAAACGAATTCCGTAAGGAGATTTATAAATAATAGAATCTTTAGGGATGGGTAATGTTTCTTTTTTTTGTGCTTGCCCCATTACATTAACAACCACAAAAAGAAAGAGAATACTAATGAAATATTTGTACATGAGCTTCATTTTGCTGGTCTATTGTTGTTAAAGTTTCTGGAGTAAAATCGGTAATCCAAGTGTTATCCGATGAAAACCTCAAATCATTAAAAATCACTTTAAAACCACAAGAGCGAGAAACATATTCCTCTTGAGGAGTATATTGTACTGTAAACTGATTCACAACATTATTTTTAGAGAAATTATAAATAGTTTCTGTTGCCAATCCATTTAAAGGAATTACCAAAGAATCTGTGCTTATATCACTAAAAATACTGTCTTTTCCTTCTGCCCAAACATAAAAAGTATTCACCTCTTTTAATGTT is a window of Polaribacter litorisediminis DNA encoding:
- a CDS encoding DUF6048 family protein, encoding MYKYFISILFLFVVVNVMGQAQKKETLPIPKDSIIYKSPYGIRLGIDISKPILGSISSAYDGLEIVGDYRISKKFYIAAEFGFEEKTSIEDYTNSTAKGNYFRVGFNYNAYENWLDMNNEIFTGYRYGIGLFDQTLNSYTPNVNTNYFPANTILTPTTASALNAQWSEFLVGLKVETYHNLFVSISVSYKILMSVKEPENFKTLYSPGFNRIFESGTGFGFNYTLSYLIPFTKK
- a CDS encoding DUF6452 family protein, whose translation is MKKILLFIFLIFIIFSACEKDDFCIQNPITPKLIVRFYDASNRETLKEVNTFYVWAEGKDSIFSDISTDSLVIPLNGLATETIYNFSKNNVVNQFTVQYTPQEEYVSRSCGFKVIFNDLRFSSDNTWITDFTPETLTTIDQQNEAHVQIFH
- a CDS encoding isopenicillin N synthase family dioxygenase; translation: MNKIPSVNLADFLSDDQSRKQKFIDQIGHAYETIGFVALKGHFLNDELVESLYSEIKQFFDLPTSIKEKYEIPGIGGQRGYVSFGKESAKGKKEGDLKEFWHFGQYVDSESKYSEEYPENVQVKELQNFNKVGKETYQMLEKTAKFVLRSLALHLGLEETYFDTYIKNGNSILRPIHYPPIKTAPKGAERAAAHGDINLITLLMGAQGKGLQVQNLEGDWIDAMAAPDELMINVGDMLSRHSNNKLKSTIHRVVNPPKEMWGTSRYSIPFFMHPVSEMKLDVLENCIDKKNPKQFDDITAGEFLEERLKELGLRPS
- a CDS encoding translation initiation factor; this encodes MDFKDQLKNLFPDHEETIEPEVEKSTIWLQDDPILCKYEKRKGKPITIIEGYTGATSDFKILAKEIKTKFSVGGSFKDDKIIIQGDFRDQIMTLLKDKGFKVKRVGG